A stretch of the Panicum virgatum strain AP13 chromosome 9N, P.virgatum_v5, whole genome shotgun sequence genome encodes the following:
- the LOC120693379 gene encoding inter-alpha-trypsin inhibitor heavy chain H1-like isoform X3 has product MPLPHRRAHGSPGAEVTVGKRSYNTHVIDTDDNSAVKISMPESGGLLKQELFYLTIPQVGGGEDIFATIRWSQKLLYDNGQFSVEVPFRFPQFVNPLPKVFMKKEKIQLTVNSGVTKEIILQGTSHPLKEKGRQGEKLSFLHEAAVENWSTKDFTFTYTVYSGDLSGQVLVKPSTLRDYDDRDMFCLFLLPGKNVDRKVFRKAVVYIIDTSGSMQGKPLESVKNAMSTALSDLVQGDFFNIIAFNDELHSFSSCLEQVNDKTIENAIQWMDLNFVAQGGTDIMHPLSEAMTLLSNSHDALPQIYLVTDGSVDDERNICHTVKTQLMNRGPKSPRVSTFGLGSYCNHYFLRMLASIGKGHYAAAFDTGSIEGRMVQWFQKASNTIVSNISIDAIKNIQDFELDSEYIQDVSAKYPLCVSGRYHGKLPETLIAKGHLADMSEISIELKVHHVKDIPLDKVLAKQQMDLLTAKAWLLENKELERKVVKLSIQNSLPSEYTRMVLLQTSLDKIDPAQQAKNKSIKQSSPDERSAMPLRGLTLGFGDVTATRENLTTGFGEIKSPEKFEIFEKAVGCCSRVADCFCCMCFIKACSKMNDQCAIVMMQACAALACLGCFECCSELCCGGAN; this is encoded by the exons GCGCTGAGGTTACTGTTGGGAAAAGGTCGTACAATACTCATGTAATTGATACGGACGATAACAGTGCTGTGAAGATTTCCATGCCTGAGAGTGGGGGTCTCTTGAAGCAGGAATTGTTTTACTTGACAATACCACAG GTCGGGGGCGGAGAAGATATTTTTGCCACAATCAGGTGGTCACAGAAGTTGCTATATGACAATGGACAGTTTTCTGTTGAAGTTCCTTTTCGTTTTCCACAGTTTGTGAATCCTTTGCCAAAGGTTTTCATGAAAAAGGAGAAAATACAGTTGACTGTTAATAGTGGTGTGACTAAAGAGATTATTTTGCAGGGGACAAGCCACCCCTTGAAG GAAAAAGGCAGGCAAGGTGAGAAATTGTCTTTCCTGCATGAAGCTGCTGTTGAGAATTGGTCAACCAAAGATTTTACCTTCACATATACT GTTTACTCTGGTGATTTGTCTGGTCAAGTTCTCGTGAAGCCCTCAACATTGCGTGATTATGATGACAGAGACATGTTCTGCCTTTTTCTTTTACCTGGAAAGAATGTCGACAGAAAG GTCTTCAGAAAGGCTGTTGTTTATATCATTGATACAAGTGGAAGCATGCAAGGAAAACCACTTGAGAGTGTTAAGAATGCCATGTCCACTGCTCTCTCTGATCTTGTTCAAGGAGATTTTTTCAACATAATAGCATTTAATGATGAGCTTCACTCATTCTCATCATGTTTGGAGCAAGTAAATGATAAAACAATAGAAAATGCTATCCAATGGATGGACTTAAACTTTGTTGCTCAGGGTGGAACTGACATCATGCATCCTTTGAGTGAG GCAATGACTTTGCTATCAAATTCTCATGATGCTCTTCCACAAATCTATCTCGTTACCGACGGGTCAGTTGATGATGAACGGAATATCTGCCATACTGTGAAAACTCAGCTCATGAATAGAGGACCTAAGTCTCCTCGTGTTTCTACTTTTGGATTAG GTTCATATTGCAACCACTATTTCTTGAGGATGTTGGCATCAATTGGTAAGGGTCACTATGCTGCTGCATTTGATACAG GATCAATTGAGGGTCGAATGGTTCAATGGTTCCAGAAAGCCTCAAACACAATAGTATCGAATATTTCCATTGATGCTATAAAGAATATTCAAGATTTTGAG TTGGATTCTGAATACATTCAAGATGTATCTGCGAAATATCCACTCTGTGTTTCTGGAAGGTACCATGGCAAGCTTCCAGAGACCCTTATCGCCAAGGGTCACTTGGCTGATATGAGTGAAATATCAATTGAACTGAAAGTCCACCATGTAAAGGATATACCTCTTGACAAA GTGTTGGCAAAGCAACAGATGGATCTTCTCACAGCAAAAGCATGGCTTTTGGAGAACAAGGAGCTCGAGAGAAAG GTTGTGAAATTAAGCATACAGAATAGCCTTCCTTCTGAGTACACACGCATGGTCCTACTTCAAACTAGCTTGGACAAAATAGATCCAGCACAACAG GCGAAGAATAAATCAATAAAACAAAGCAGCCCAGATGAGCGGTCAGCGATGCCACTTCGTGGCCTGACACTTGGATTTGGTGATGTCACGGCAACAAGGGAGAACCTGACAACAGGATTTGGAGAAATCAAATCACCGGAGAAGTTTGAGATATTCGAGAAGGCCGTCGGCTGCTGCAGCCGCGTGGCTGACTGCTTCTGCTgcatgtgcttcatcaaggcatGCAGCAAGATGAACGATCAGTGCGCAATTGTCATGATGCAGGCCTGTGCAGCCCTCGCGTGCCTTGGATGCTTTGAGTGCTGCTCGGAGCTGTGCTGCGGTGGTGCAAACTGA